DNA from Quercus lobata isolate SW786 chromosome 1, ValleyOak3.0 Primary Assembly, whole genome shotgun sequence:
AAATCACCACCACCGCCTTCACCATCACCTCCTCCACCTTATATTTataaatcaccaccaccaccatctccaTATCCTCCTCCTCCATACGTTTACaagtcaccaccaccaccatcaccctCACCTCCTCCTCCCTATATCTACaagtcaccaccaccaccatcaccctCACCACCTCCTCCCTACATCTACAAGTCACCACCTCCCCCATCTCCATCACCCCCACCTCCTTACATCTACAAGTCTCCACCTCCTCCATCACCATCACCTCCTCCCCCTTACATCTATAAATCTCCTCCACCACCCTCACCATCCCCTCCTCCTCCTTATATTTACAAGTCACCTCCTTATATTTACAAGTCACCTCCACCTCCATCACCTTCACCTCCCCCTCCTTACGTATACAAGTCACCACCTCCCCCATCTCCTTCACCCCCACCTCCTTACATCTCTACACCAAtctccaccacctccaccataCGTCTACAAGTCACCACCTCCTCCATCTCCTTCACCTCCTCCTCCTTACGTTTATAAGTCACCTCCACCACCTTCCCCATCACCTCCTCCTCCTTATGTTTACAAgtcacctccaccaccatccccaccaccaccacgtTCCTCCTACTACTACAAATCTCCACCACCTCCCACTGGTTACTAGTTCAAGTATACTAGCTAGAGGTTTACGTAAGTATATTAGATGGaagcacttttttattttcatttctaaCTTTtgacattttctctttttttctttcttttacttttacttttactttctctcatcattaatttataataatgaTTTGTTCCGTTTTGTTTTGCAGattataaattgttaaaaaaaaaatagttgctGTTGAAGTAATCAAATACTGTCGTTGGGTTTGGTTTATTATTATGTACTTTGGTTTTGTGTCAATCAAGGCGACCCGGTTGAGACAGGAGAGAATAAAACAAAGGCTGAATTCGATGGACATTGATGCTTTGGCATGTACTtgtgcaaaaaaaatatatatatatatatatatgatttaattttaatGAGTTGATAATATGTAAAATTGTCATTTCTTTAATTCAGCATGAGTTCCATGCACGTATGAATAATAATGTCTCTTGCAATTCTTTTTCTATAATTGGATCACGTTCTTCCATTCCATTTTTGGTTGACTTGaggtgttctctctctctctctctctctctctctctctctcatatttatACCATTTTTAGGTAATGGGCAATTGTCATGTTCTCAATCAAGATCAATAAGTTGTATGGATTTGGGAAACTCGAGCACAATCCCGGGGGAAGCGGGGAtgattacttaaaaaaaaaaaaaaaaagaataatgctacatctacaaattattttacaatatgtttacaaaattttgttatgACCAACTTTTTACTGATGTTTATCTAGGCTCACaactaaaatcattttttcatttactatatcagcagtttgtaaattttttttgtatatttagCATTACGTactccttaaaaaaataaaacaagtaatgctacaatcataaattattttacaacatttttacaaattattattgtAGCCAATTTTTACTGGTTCCCATTTGGATccactaatatcactttttcacttACCAATAACTACTTATCACATCAacagtttatataaattttagttttaaaatttaactacaaattATGTATTAAGATTTTCTAGAGTTTTTAGTATAACTATGCGGTAGAATTTATAAAATCCTATCTATTCATTTTGAATTAAGTGAATCGGATTTTGGCACATGGTcaatatttaacaaattttaattattacaatatgaaaaatactaagttcacaatattttcacaacaattttattacaaatccAAAGTTATAAGTTGTTATTTGtagaggaaaaaataatttcaatagtagACTTAGATTATAACCCGTAAGAATTTGCCACATAGGTCGTAGGATTTATTGTGGATGTGATATTATTCATTGCTGTATAGCATCTATTTAACTCACTAATAACGTGAGCAAATTATCTATCCATTCATTTCAGAATAGATTGATTCGATTTCAGAAACCTTATCACAAAGAATTTTATCGATAACATGACAGCTAACCAATcggacaaaaacaaaattgtccACACCCCCACGGCTGAGCCTTAGGCGGGTCATGAGCTTGAAGCCTTgaacaaagagaagaaaaaatctCATCAAAATCCACACccaaaacacattaatataacataaacAACACACTAAGTTTCTACTCAAGTCCTGATCAAGCTAAGGCCTAAgagtatcaattaaaaaatgtgTGCGAAAAATGTGTAGGCAGTAGCAGTACTCTTCCTCCTCACATGCTTGGTATAAGCAACAAATCTACTTCGAACCCTCCCATGCTGTGATTAATTTGTGCTGATAATGACTGTGTTGGAGGCGAGGTTGATCAAAAGAGACATTTCGGAGTTCTTCTAAACGATATCAAAGATTTGTGTTGAGTTGCTCAAAtcaacgagagagagagagagagagagagagagagatgattctataacttgaatttaaaaacataaaaaagagagaaaaacaatagAAA
Protein-coding regions in this window:
- the LOC115994141 gene encoding extensin-2-like → MANLWPHLVYALALILLATNVAADDHKPYIYASPPPPPYVYASPPPPPYYYKSPPPPSPSPPPPYIYKSPPPPSPYPPPPYVYKSPPPPSPSPPPPYIYKSPPPPSPSPPPPYIYKSPPPPSPSPPPPYIYKSPPPPSPSPPPPYIYKSPPPPSPSPPPPYIYKSPPYIYKSPPPPSPSPPPPYVYKSPPPPSPSPPPPYISTPISTTSTIRLQVTTSSISFTSSSLRL